A window of Clostridioides sp. ES-S-0010-02 genomic DNA:
CATGACTGCTAATGCTTTTGATGAAGATATAGAGAAAACAAAGGAAGCAGGAATGAATGCCCATATTGCTAAACCTGTAGAGCCAAAGAAATTATTCAGTACCATAAATAATTTCTTTTCTTGTGAGAATAAATAATAAATTGAGAGTTAACTAAGTTTATACAAGAAGAAGGATAAGAATAATATCGTGGTTTGGAGATGATGAGTAATATATATAATCTTACTTAGATAAAGGAGTGTATAATGATAATGAGTATGTTTATAGATAAACTTTCAACATATGGTGTAAATATTGAAAAGGTCATGGAACGATTTGTAAATGACGAGAACTTATACTACACTTGTCTCTTGTCTTTTATAGAAGATACCTCTTTTGACAAACTTGGTGAGGCAATAGAAAATAGAGATTTCAGCTATGCTTTTGAGCAATCTCATACCCTAAAGGGTGTGTCTGGTAATCTAGGACTTACAGGAATTTTTAAATCTGTATGTATAATTGTAGAGTCTCTAAGACACAATGAATACGATAATCT
This region includes:
- a CDS encoding Hpt domain-containing protein, which codes for MIMSMFIDKLSTYGVNIEKVMERFVNDENLYYTCLLSFIEDTSFDKLGEAIENRDFSYAFEQSHTLKGVSGNLGLTGIFKSVCIIVESLRHNEYDNLQQLFQIVLAEKEKLEQLLSTLIVDS